AAAATTGCAGGAGAAAGCTTCCCAGATCAAGATACATACGAGAAATATGGCAGCACATTCGCCAATATCGATGATTGGAGACGCAACAACGTCGATGAACTGGTCGCTGATATCAACACTGAAATCAAAACTATCAAAGAGTATGTCCAATTCGGTATCTCTCCGTTCGGTGTATGGAGAAATATCGCCGATGATCCGACGGGAAGTGAGACAGAAGCGGGACAAACGAATTTCGATGATCTGTATGCAGATACCCGCCAGTGGATCAAGGATGGAAGCATCGACTACATCACCCCGCAAATCTACTGGTCCAGGAAACTCGCCGTCGCCAACTACTCCGTCCTACTCGATTGGTGGAGCCGGGAAGTGAACGAGTATTCTTATGAACATCCGGTGAATCTGTACATCGGGATGGCCGATTATAAGGTCGGGGACAACTTTGATCAGGAATGGTTCAATCCTTATGAACTGCCGGGGCAAATCATGGACAACCGGGCTAACGGTACGGCCCTTGGCCAAATGCATTTCTCCCTGAGACAAATTTTCGAAAACCCGCTTGGGTACACTGATATTCTACGAAATGAAGTATATACGGAAAAGGCTTTGACGCCTGCCACTCCTTGGAACAATGATGACCTTCCGAAGAAACCGAACACGGTAAAAGCGGATAAGCAGGAAGACGGTATCACGTTGACCATCGATGACAAGAAACATTCAGATGCAAGAAAGTATGTCATCTATCGCTTTGACGGCGTGAAAGAAGGAGACTACATGAATCCTGCGAATATCGTGGATGTCGTGTACTCTCAAGAAGGCGTCACGACGTATAAAGACACTTCTGCTGCAGAAGGTGGAATGTACACGTATGGTGTTACCTCCGTATCTCCGACAGGTGTGGAAAGCAAGGACGCGAAATCAGTGAGAGTACGATAATCATAGAAAGAAG
The DNA window shown above is from Rossellomorea vietnamensis and carries:
- a CDS encoding glycoside hydrolase family 10 protein: MKAVKYMMMAVMLFSLVLPFSTGKAKASGTSEPKQEMRAAWIATVTNIDMKPGMDKQEFTDWVVNTLNELKELNFNTVIYQVKPTADALYPSELAPWSQYITGDEQGTDPGYDPLAIMVDESHKRGIEVHAWVNPYRITMPNQTIDSLADDNVAKLHPEWVLKYGKQYYLNPGIPEVQEYLIDTVKELVSNYDIEAVHMDDYFYPYKIAGESFPDQDTYEKYGSTFANIDDWRRNNVDELVADINTEIKTIKEYVQFGISPFGVWRNIADDPTGSETEAGQTNFDDLYADTRQWIKDGSIDYITPQIYWSRKLAVANYSVLLDWWSREVNEYSYEHPVNLYIGMADYKVGDNFDQEWFNPYELPGQIMDNRANGTALGQMHFSLRQIFENPLGYTDILRNEVYTEKALTPATPWNNDDLPKKPNTVKADKQEDGITLTIDDKKHSDARKYVIYRFDGVKEGDYMNPANIVDVVYSQEGVTTYKDTSAAEGGMYTYGVTSVSPTGVESKDAKSVRVR